A stretch of Flavobacterium sp. N2270 DNA encodes these proteins:
- a CDS encoding ATP-binding cassette domain-containing protein, translated as MDVLNISKLNKSFGKKVILKDINLDCKVGEIVGIFGRNGTGKSTLLKLIFGTIKADSILIKLNAEIISQNKVISSKKIGYLPQETFLPKEWKVREIIPFFFPNGDDQDKIFYSKQVSSFEKMKVGQLSLGQLRYLELLIIGNLKHQFIMLDEPFSMIEPIYKDVIKNLLLEIKETKGIILTDHYYNDVLEITDRNFIIKDTEKIEIMDKKDLIKYEYLRSDE; from the coding sequence ATGGATGTATTAAATATATCGAAACTAAATAAATCTTTTGGTAAAAAAGTTATTTTAAAAGACATAAACCTTGATTGCAAAGTTGGAGAAATAGTTGGAATATTTGGTCGCAATGGTACGGGAAAATCAACTTTATTAAAATTAATCTTTGGAACAATTAAAGCAGATTCAATATTAATTAAATTAAATGCTGAGATTATTTCACAAAACAAAGTTATTTCTTCTAAAAAAATTGGTTATCTACCACAAGAAACTTTTTTACCAAAAGAGTGGAAAGTAAGAGAAATAATCCCTTTCTTTTTTCCAAATGGAGATGACCAAGACAAAATTTTTTATTCAAAACAAGTATCAAGTTTTGAAAAAATGAAAGTTGGACAATTATCTTTAGGACAATTACGATATCTTGAATTGTTAATTATTGGAAATCTCAAACATCAATTTATAATGCTCGATGAACCTTTTTCAATGATTGAACCTATTTATAAAGATGTGATTAAAAATTTATTATTGGAAATTAAAGAAACAAAAGGGATAATTTTAACTGATCATTATTATAATGATGTACTTGAAATAACTGATAGAAATTTCATTATAAAAGACACCGAAAAAATTGAAATCATGGATAAAAAAGATTTAATAAAATATGAATATTTGAGATCTGATGAATAA
- a CDS encoding ankyrin repeat domain-containing protein, translating to MEELIHYLFNSDLENAEKLIKSGIDINTKKSSGIYPIDAAINSDNPKVLEFIIRNGADVNIEYGLPLSIAIDYCMDGMIQNDIEKPYPEAIEMINILIQNGAQIDIKNRNGKTPIDVLKSYASQKDKLEILKNIFRGVIKNIDDYL from the coding sequence ATGGAAGAACTAATACATTATTTATTCAATTCTGACCTAGAAAATGCAGAGAAATTAATAAAATCTGGTATAGATATTAATACCAAAAAAAGCTCTGGAATTTATCCTATAGATGCTGCTATTAACAGCGATAACCCAAAAGTTTTAGAATTTATAATCAGAAATGGAGCAGATGTAAACATTGAATATGGACTACCTCTGAGTATAGCAATTGATTATTGTATGGATGGAATGATTCAAAATGATATCGAAAAACCTTATCCCGAAGCAATTGAAATGATTAATATTTTAATCCAGAATGGAGCTCAAATAGATATAAAAAATAGAAACGGAAAAACTCCAATTGATGTTTTAAAATCATACGCTTCTCAAAAAGATAAATTAGAAATACTTAAAAACATATTTAGAGGTGTTATAAAAAATATAGACGATTATTTATAA
- a CDS encoding tetratricopeptide repeat protein has product MRQKILLLLTFINFINVHSQKLNGTWILEKTVYENGNPLEINHTLYSTFTEYEFLTNSIKINDQKFNANYTNNSIKLDFRELLFSFENKYLLIQEKGDDKIQILSKKEDFLSKNIEFKSEIEIRNQDTLYISNEVYKPQFNNELTFEDFLRKNISKYTSESTKNNLFKSEFVLTKEGKIKDIKILSGISKSFDNEFIVALNKAERYFKNQTGKDFLIKHNFNFFQMFKGLTEKTEKEFYAIQKKGNLHFQNNEFDKAIIEYEKLNIMDLNSIKERLGFLYSEAFINLGISYLAVNKNEEACNSFSKVGDIRNFKVRNYLINFCR; this is encoded by the coding sequence ATGAGACAGAAAATTTTATTATTATTGACTTTTATAAATTTTATAAATGTTCATTCCCAAAAGTTAAATGGAACTTGGATTTTAGAAAAAACGGTTTATGAAAATGGAAATCCTTTAGAAATAAATCATACTTTATATTCCACTTTTACCGAATATGAATTTTTAACAAACTCTATTAAAATAAATGACCAAAAATTCAATGCAAATTATACAAATAATTCAATAAAACTTGATTTTAGAGAATTGCTTTTTTCATTCGAGAATAAATATTTACTAATTCAAGAAAAAGGTGATGACAAAATTCAAATTTTATCTAAAAAAGAAGATTTTTTAAGTAAAAACATTGAATTCAAATCAGAAATTGAAATAAGAAATCAAGATACTCTTTACATTTCGAATGAAGTTTATAAACCACAATTTAATAACGAGTTAACATTTGAAGATTTTTTAAGAAAAAACATCTCGAAATACACATCAGAATCTACAAAAAACAATTTATTTAAATCTGAATTTGTTTTAACTAAAGAAGGGAAAATTAAAGACATTAAAATTTTAAGCGGTATTTCAAAATCATTTGATAACGAGTTTATTGTAGCTTTAAATAAAGCCGAAAGATATTTTAAAAATCAAACTGGAAAAGATTTTTTAATAAAACATAATTTTAATTTTTTTCAAATGTTTAAAGGATTAACTGAAAAAACAGAGAAAGAGTTTTATGCTATTCAGAAAAAAGGAAATTTACACTTTCAAAATAACGAATTTGATAAAGCAATTATAGAATATGAAAAACTTAATATTATGGATTTAAATTCTATAAAAGAAAGATTAGGATTTTTATACAGTGAAGCATTTATAAATTTAGGGATTTCTTATTTAGCTGTAAATAAAAATGAAGAAGCTTGCAATTCATTTTCAAAAGTTGGAGACATAAGAAATTTCAAAGTCAGAAATTATTTAATAAACTTTTGTAGATAA
- a CDS encoding crAss001_48 related protein codes for MENSFYDRLLIEAQELATKTNALNDFMRTQAFVDLDRQNKDLLYKQSRLMNEYLQVLGQRLEILGDKFSFKK; via the coding sequence ATGGAAAATTCATTTTATGACAGACTTCTAATTGAAGCACAGGAATTAGCAACAAAAACAAATGCTTTAAACGATTTTATGCGCACACAAGCATTTGTTGATTTAGACCGCCAAAACAAAGATTTACTTTATAAGCAATCAAGACTTATGAATGAGTATTTGCAAGTTTTAGGTCAAAGATTAGAAATTTTAGGAGATAAATTCTCTTTTAAAAAGTAA